The following is a genomic window from Amycolatopsis acidiphila.
CATCACCGCGAGCCCACGCAAGATCGGTGACATCGTCAAAGCCTCGCTCGTGCTCACCCATTACGAGCACGGCAAGATCACGTGAAAGTCGCTGAGATCACCTCATTGAGACCGTTGTCTTTCTTGCGGTAGGCGGAATCGCTCTCGTTTGGTCGCGTTTCCGCAACCATCGGCGCGAGCGGAGATTGGCGCGGTTGCGCGAAGAGAATCGGCAATTCGACAACCCGGCCTCGCCCTAACCAGCGCTTTAGCAAGGGTGTCGACCACAACCCCGGCCTGTTGCTTCCAGGCCGCGGCGTGGCCGTGCGAATCAAACGGCTACCGGCTGCCCTGCTGAGCCGTCGTCACCGTCGTCTTCGTCCGACCAGAGCAGCCCGCCGATTTGGTCGGTAATCGAGGTCATCAGCTCGGTTGTCATGTGCTGGTATCGCTGCGTCATTCCGACGTGGCTCCAGCCCATCACTTCCCTGACGGCCCGCCGCGCTGACGAATCCCCACCCTTCGTCCTGCCAGAGGTTCGCTGCGGCTTCGTGCTCCCGCATTTGGTCAGCCTGATGATCCTTCAGCGCGGTCACAATCGGTTCTGGCATTGCGACCGTGCGCCGTCCGGCCCGGGACACCGAAGCGGTTCTCGCGCGGTATGCGCCGGTGGACGCCTACGAGTTCGCCGACACCGATGCGCCCCTCGGCGACGGCCTGCACCCCACCTTGCTCCTGGCCCCGGGTGCCGTCCAGTCGACGGTCACCGCCGCTGCGCACCACTGCGACCTCTGAGCACGGCTGCATCCGGCGCCTCAGGCTTGAGCGCCCTCAACCGCCGCCCTTGCGCCACAACAACACCACGCCGTGGCCGGGCAACAGCCACGACCGGACTTCCAGTTCCGGCAGGTCCTCCGCCTTCAGCCAGCGCGTCGGCGCGGTGTTCGAGCGGAACGTGAAAGGCGCGATGTTGAATTGGAAATCCCCCGCGCCGTCGAAGTCCAGTTCCTTCACCGCGAACGTCACGCGGTCGACGTAGCACGGGTACGGCGCTTGCCAGTAACAGAAACCTTCGTCGATGCGCTGCAGCGAAGTCGCGCGGACCGACAGGCGTTCGATGGCCTGGACGGAACGGTCGTCGTCGGCGATGTCGCTCAGGTCGCATTCGAAGATGCGCAGATCGGCGAGGTGTTCCCGGGGGCTCTGCCGCGGCAGCGCGCCCATGTCCTCCCGGAAGAACGACAGGTAGTCCGACCAGTTCTGGAACTTGACCTCCCGCAGCCGCAGCTTGCGCGACTCCGCCACGTGGTGCCGGTCGTCGTGGTCCAGGTACTCGATGCCCAGCCGCACCGACGGCAGCATGTCGTCCACCGAGCTCTGGAACAGCTCACTGTCCGGCACGAACCACAGCTCGAACAGCGGCAGCTGGCAACCCGAACTGATGGAGTCGCGCAGCAGCGCGTTACAGGTCGCGAAGATGATGAACCTGTCCACCTGGACGTTCTTCTTGAAGCTGTAGGTCACGGCGAGCGTGAAGTGGTACAGCTCGTGGTCCACGGCGCGCAGTTCGACGTTCACCCCGGTGTGGGTGCTGATCGTGAGATCCCCGCCGAGCGGCCGCCGCCCCTCGCCGCCCAGCACGCCCGTCATCACATCCCGGTTGGCGTCGTTCGCGCCGTAGATCGACTCCAGGAACACCTCCATGACCTGCTGGGGGAGCAGTGCTTCGACGATCCGCGGCCCGGCGATGCGCGCGAGCTCGGCCGCGATCCAGCGGCGGAGGACCAGCTCGTACGCGCCGAGCGCGCCGCCTGCCAGCAACAACACCGGAAATGTCAGCTCGAGCAGGCGGTGCAGTGCCGCCGACCAACCCGGCACCGGCGTCCAGAACACGACCGCGAGCAGCGCGGCCACCCCCAGGAGGACCAGCGACACCGACACCGTCCGCACGCGCCGCCGGTGCTCCGGCGGGCGCGTGTCATCGGCGGGCTGCTCGCGTTCCCCAGCCTTCACTGCCTCTCCGCCTCGTCGACAACAATCGTGTGCGGAAAGGGGAGGAACGCGATAGACCCGTTCGGATTAAATCAGTGCCGGTGCCAGCGTGGTTCGTCCTCCGAGTCGTAGACGTACGTGTTGAGCGCGGCACGCTCGTCGACCGGCGTGCCGGCCTGGCTGGCGAGGTCGTTGTAGAGCCCGAGGAGGTGCGTCGTCATCGAGACGCGTGCGCCGCCCTCGTCGTGCCGCTTGAGGAACCAGGCGACCTGGTTGTGCTCCGTCGCCGACCGGTTGTGCAGCTCAGCGGTGCCGTAGCTGGTGCGGCGGTATCCGCGCAGCTTCGGCACCAGGGACCGGTAGACCTGTTCGAGCAGCTCGTTGTGACTCGCCCTGACGACCGCCGCGTGGAACTCTTCGTCGGTCCGCAGCAGCTCTTCCTTGTCGTCGTTCGGGGCCGTCTGATGGTCCTTCGCGCGCTTCGCGATCTCGTCGATCTCACCCTCGTCGGCACGCAGCGCGGCCAGGCTCGCGGCCGTGGCTTCCAGCGCGATGCGCACCTCGATGAGGTCGGACTCGCTGACGCGCGTGTCTAGCACCAGCGCGTCCTCACGGTCGACGAGGTCGGTGGACCGGACGTACCAGCCGCGGCCACGCATGACCTCGACGATGCCCTGCAGCTGCAACCGTTGCAGCGCGGTACGCAGCGAGCTTCGCGCCACCGCCATCCGCTGCGCGAGCTCGGGTTCGGTGGGCAGCCGGTCGCCGGCCTTGAACCGGCCACTCTCGATCAACTGGCGGAGCTTGTCCTCGATGAGCTCCGGCAGTGGCTTGCGAGTGTCCGGTGAGAGCGCCCAGCTCTCGTCATCCATGATCGGCCTTCTCCACCTCGTACGGGGCCCCGAGCGTTCTCGTCAGGCTAGCAAGGGCAGACAACAGACGCAAGTTGTCTGTCTACAAGTTGTAGCTTGACAGACAACCGACAGCCAGGGGATCCTATTTTCACCGAGGTGGCGGGCAAGCTTCCCTGCCGGCCCGTCACCCCGGCTCTTCCCGAAGGAGGTGTCGTCGTGAGCTCGCAAAACCTGCTGATTGTCATCTTCCTGATCGCAATGGGCGTCGCCCTGATCGGGTGGCGGACGGTGTTGGTGATGACCCTGACGGCCGGCGTGACCCTGGCCGTGCTGGGTCTGGTTGAAATCGTCGCCCTACTCAACGCCGCCGCGTGAGCGTGGGGTGACGGGGTAGCCGAAGACTGTTGTCAGACAAGTCTTCGGCAGAGGTGGCTGAGTGACCAAGGGACCGGGCGGGTACTTTGACCCGGTCCAGAGGTCGCTCCCCCTAGCCGGAAGCCGCGTGGATGAACCTCAGTTCCGACTGGCCCGACGCCACCGCGGTGCACGCGGCGCTCGCTCCCGCGGGCGCGCTGCTGGCCGAGCGTCGCGCGTTGTACCAGCTCGCGGTCGAGCTGTTCGCGCCCGGCACGCCGCCGGTATCCGACGGCCGGCTCGACAACCCGCTCTTCCGGTTCCGGGTGGGGGAAGCGCTGGCGGATCGCATTCCCTTCGATCCCGCCGCCGACGACGAGCTCGACGACGTCGTCACCGAGCTCGACGGGCAGTTGAAGGTGGCCTCGGGCGCCGACGCCGACGCGAAGCTCGCCGACGCGCTCCGCATCATCCACGGCCAGAGCGGTGCCCCCGGTGTGCCGCCGCGGCTGCTGACCGACGCCGACGGCGAGCCCTTCCGGGACGCGATGGACGTCGTCGAAGCGGGACTGGCGCGGTTCCAGGCGGTCAGTCCCGGGCTGGCCCAGGACCTGTTGCCGCACACCGCGCTGCTGGTCGTCCTCGACCCGGCGACGTCCAACGGTCTCGTCTCCGCCTCGTCGCGACTGTTCCCGGGACTGATCCTGATCGACCGCCCGTCCTGTCCGTACGACGTCGCGGAAGCTCTCGTGCACGAGGGCGCCCATCAGAAGTTCTTCGACCTCGCGATCACGCGCGACTTCCTGCGCGTCGACGCGGAAGACCGCGTCTTCACCCCTTCGTGGTCCGGCGCCCGGTGGCCCCTCGAACAGGTCGTCGCGGCCTTTCACGCCTACGCGCTGCTGGCACAGTTCGCCGAGGATGTGACCTCTTCAGGCGAAACCGGCCAAATAGGCCGAAACTCGCTCCTGCCGTTCGCCCGGGCGCGGGAAACCGAGATCGGCCGCTGGCTGCTCGGCACCGAGGAGTCGCTGGAGTGCGACGCACGGTGGCTGCTCCGAACTCTTCTGCGTGAGGACGGCAACTCGATCCGGGCAGCGGAACCGACGAGTTCTGTCCCGGACGGACGTTATGCACTGAAACCTTTCGTCAGAATGGCAAGAATGGCCACCGGTCGGGTGCTGCTGGCGAGCCCGGGCCATCCGCCGCAGCTGCATTGGCTCAACGACAACGCTGCCGAGGTCGTCGACCAGCTGGGACAGGAGCCGTTGTCGATGAGCGCGCTGGGCCCGGAAAAGGCCCGGATTCTGTCGGGGCTCGTCGATTCCGCGCTCGTCCACCGGATCCAGTGAAAAGTGACGGATGGTGGCCTCGCTGTCGCTGTGTGATCGTTGACAGGAGGACTACGATGGCGAAGACATCCACAGCGGCACCGTCTTGTTTGGACGGTGCCGTCACCCATTTTGAAAGGACGCTGATGGCAGCGCAGTGGGATTCTCCCCGGAGAGCCGACACCCCGACCGGCGAGCCGGTGGTCCAGCAACCCCACGGCGGCAGTGTTTCGGAGCAGGTCGTCCTCGGCGGCCGGCCCTACGGCCAGCCCCTCACCCGTGTTGACTTCTTCCGGCGGATGCCCGCCGGTGGTACTGCCTACCTCAAGCCGGCCGACTCCGAAGACTGATTCCGTCGGCGCGGCAGCAGCCCGTTGTCGCGCCCTTCAAAGTGCTCCTGCCGCCATCGCTTCGCAGCTGCGGAGGACGACCGCCGCGGCGCGGCGCTCACCGACGCCGAAGCCCGCGGTCTCCATGAGAGCCCGCCATCGCCGGATCGCGTCGAAGACCGCGCGCTGACCACCCGCGCCGTCCGCGCCCAGCCGCTCCGCGACCGCAGTTCCGTTGCCGCCCACCAACCGGACCGCCTCCGCGTTCAGCTCCGGCGACAACACCACCCGCCCGGTCCGCAGGGCCGCCAGCAGCCGCAGCTCGCGAAACTCGTGGGCGCTCGCCAGCGTCCGCTCCAGCTCGCCGCCCAGCGCCGCCGCGGCGGGATGCGGCTCCATCCGGAGCACCACTTCCAGCCCCAGCAACGCCGATCGCGCCTTGAGTACCGACTGCCGTTCGGTGAAGTACTGGTCGATCGTGTCGCGCAGCTCGGCAAGGCCACTGCGGGGCACCAGCTGGGCCGCCAGCGCCGGCTGGGTCTGCGCGCCCCGGCGGATCAGGGTGACCGCGAGCCGCACGCCGAACAGGCCGAAGCGCTCGAGCAGTGCCGCCCGCGCCTCGGGATTCTGGGACAGGAAGCGATCCGTCGACATCAGCTGTGGCTCCAGCTCCGCCCGCGGCACCCGCGCCAGGTCGACCAGCGCCTCGAACTCGTGCGTGCGCAACGTCCGGCCCGCCGACGCCAGCAGCCCCGCCACCGGCACCACGTCCTGGCACAACCCCTGCAGCTCGGGCTCACGACGGTAGCGGCGGGCGATCTGCCGCGCCGAGATCAGCGCATCGACCCGCCCGGCGCCGAGTTCGTCCGCGCGAGACAGCACGACGACGGAGTTGACGGCCGAGGCCCGGGCGATCGGATGGTCCTGCAAGGTGTGCAGGAAGCCCAGATCCGCGTTCTGCGGATGCCGCACCAGGTACAGCACGGCATCCGCCTCCAGGCAGATTCCCTCGATCGTGTTAGGCGCCGCGTCCGCGTCGATCGCGGGGGTGTCGATCAGGGTCAGCTCGTCCTGCGACCGGCGCAGCGCCGCCCGGAACCAGCGCATCCCGTCGCCCTGACCGCTCAGCTCCTGCCCGGCGATCGCGCTGGCCATCGTCGACTTGCCGGTCTGGTGCGCCCCGACGACGGCGATGCGCAACGGGTCCGAAAACCGGTCCAGATGGCGCCGGAGCCAGCCCACGGCGCGCGGGCTGTCCTGATACGCGTCGAGGGCCTGTTCGAGCATCCTCCGCGTGCGTGCCGTCAGGTTCACGCCGTGAGCCCCCGCAGCGCGGGTTGTGGCGCCCGCAGGCCGCCCAGCGCCTGCGCACGCTGCCGGAGCAGGCTGAGCTCCTCGACGCTGCGCCGGATCTCGTTGGCACGAGCGTTGCGTTGCGCGGCGTCCGTGTCGATGACGCCTTTGATCGACTTCGCCGACTCGGTGATCTCCGCCCGCAGCTCCTCGGCCACGCCCGTCAGCCGGTCACGCAGCGCGCGGTGGATCTGCCGTGCGGTGTCCTTGCTGTGCTTCCCGTAGGTCAGGAAGAAGTCGTCGACGTAGCGGTGCGCGGCGTTCTTCGCCGCGGCCTGGCGCCGTTTCAGCCGGTTGCCCCGCTCCTCGAACACGCTCTTCGCGCCGAACGCGGCACCGGCGCCCAGCGAGATCGGGTTGATCAGCGGCAGGCCGGCGATCGTCGTCGCCAGACCGAACATCAGCAGGCCGCTGTACGAACCGCGCATACCGACGAACAGCTTCTGCCCCACGCTGAACCGCTCGACGCGCGGCATCCGCAGGTCGCCGACCGCGTCAGCGGGCACCTCGCGCGGCAGCGACTCCGGCACGGCGTCCGGCCGGTGCGGCGAGACCTGCCGCGCCATCTTGCGGGCGATCCACTCGAACCGGTCCAGCAGCCACTCGGAGTTCGTCTCGGCGACCGTCGTGAGGTTCTCCCGCAGCCAGTCCTCGAACTCCGCCCACGCCCGCGCCGGGTCCGCGGCGTCGAAGTACTCGTCGACCTCGACCAGGATCCGGCGCGTCCGGTCCCGCAGGTCGAACTCGACGTCCGAGAGCAGGTCCGCGACCTCGTCCGAGAGCAACGTCTGCCAGCGGCCGGCGTCGCGCTGCAGCCGTTCCAGCCGTCTGCCCTCGTTGTGCCAGCGCGCGACGGCGTCGCCGGTGTCGGACTGCTGCGTCTCGGCGAACTCCTCCTGCAGGGGCCCCATCAGCGATTCGACGGCCAGCCCGGTCAGCGCCGCGACCGAACGCCGGGCCAGCAGGTCCGCCTGGCCCATCAGGTCCTTGTGCAGGAACCGGATCAGCTCGCCGAACCCGGACTCCTCGTTCAGGGCCTTGTCACCGGTGCGGGCCGCGGCCAGCCGCAGCGTCGCCGACACCGGGAACACCGTGGCCAGCAGGCCGCCCTCGTTCAGCCGGGCGCGGGTGCGCTCGGCGACGCCGCGCCAGCCGGGCACCAGGTCGATCTTGGTGAGCGCCACGATGACCGTCGGGCACAGGCGGGCGATCTGCTCGAGCAGGCGCAGCTCGGTCACCGACAGCTCAGTGGTGGCGTCGGTGGCCATCAGGACCGCGTCGGCCGACAGGTCCTGCACGGTCTCGAGCGCGGCGCGCGCCGGAGTGTCGACCAGCGACAGGCCCCCCGCGAGCAACGCGCGCGGCAGGCCGATCTCCGTGCGCACCACGGGTGCGCCGCTGACGGACAGGGCTTCACGGTTGGCTTCGGTGGTGACCGACTCGACGGCGACGGGGGTGCGCGCGGAGCCCTCGATCGCGAGCCTGCCGCCGGTCACCACGGTCGCGGTCGGCGTCTGCGCGTGCTCGATCACGGCGGGCACGACGGTCGTCCGGTCGTCCCCGACCGCGCACACGGGGGCGTTGAGCAGTGCGTTGATCAGCTGGCTCTTGCCCTGTCCGGACTCGCCGACGACCGCCACCCGCAGCTTGGGATCGAGCAGCCGGGATCTGCGCGCACTCAGCCGCTCCACCAGATCGGCGCGCCGGTGGGCGGCGCAGACACGGACGGTGTCGTCCAGCACTTCGAGCCAGGGCGGTGCCATCACGGGACAGCAGTGTGCCCTGTCCGGTCACGAAATGGAAACGGCGGGGGTCCGTCCGAAGACGAACCCCCGCCGTTCACGACCGGCGACCGGCGTTCTCACCCCGTTGGGAGGGCACTGGCGAGAACGCCGCTCACCTCACTGGGCGCGGTCAGTGGCCGAAGGGCAGGTCGTTGTGCAGGCTGTCCAGGCTGGGGGCCTCGGACAGCGCGGAGTGGTCCAGCGGAGAGGCCGAGTCGCTCAGCGGGCTGTGCGACACGGTGTCCGTGATCGGGTTGTCGGTGACGACGTGGGTCAGGTCGCCACCCTGCGGCAGCGGGTTCGCCACCGGCAGGTGCGGCAGCGCCTGGGGCAGCTCGGCCTGCAGGTGCACCGGCAGGTCCGAGGGCAGGTGGGTCGGCAGCTCCGACGGCACTGCGGGCAGCGCCGGGGTGGCCGGCAGGTGCGCGGCCTGCTCGGAAGCCGTGGCGGTGGCCTGGTTGACCCCGTCACCGACCTGGGCACCGGCGGCGGTCACCGCGTCCGCGACGTTGGCGTCGGGGCCGGCGCTGGGGCCGAAGCCGGTCAGGTAGCTACCGAGGGTCGTGGAACCCGTCTCGACCGGCTCGCTGATCAGCGCGCCACCCGAGGAGACGAAGTCGGCCAGGGTGCCCGCGGCC
Proteins encoded in this region:
- a CDS encoding aKG-HExxH-type peptide beta-hydroxylase, producing the protein MNLSSDWPDATAVHAALAPAGALLAERRALYQLAVELFAPGTPPVSDGRLDNPLFRFRVGEALADRIPFDPAADDELDDVVTELDGQLKVASGADADAKLADALRIIHGQSGAPGVPPRLLTDADGEPFRDAMDVVEAGLARFQAVSPGLAQDLLPHTALLVVLDPATSNGLVSASSRLFPGLILIDRPSCPYDVAEALVHEGAHQKFFDLAITRDFLRVDAEDRVFTPSWSGARWPLEQVVAAFHAYALLAQFAEDVTSSGETGQIGRNSLLPFARARETEIGRWLLGTEESLECDARWLLRTLLREDGNSIRAAEPTSSVPDGRYALKPFVRMARMATGRVLLASPGHPPQLHWLNDNAAEVVDQLGQEPLSMSALGPEKARILSGLVDSALVHRIQ
- a CDS encoding FadR/GntR family transcriptional regulator; translated protein: MDDESWALSPDTRKPLPELIEDKLRQLIESGRFKAGDRLPTEPELAQRMAVARSSLRTALQRLQLQGIVEVMRGRGWYVRSTDLVDREDALVLDTRVSESDLIEVRIALEATAASLAALRADEGEIDEIAKRAKDHQTAPNDDKEELLRTDEEFHAAVVRASHNELLEQVYRSLVPKLRGYRRTSYGTAELHNRSATEHNQVAWFLKRHDEGGARVSMTTHLLGLYNDLASQAGTPVDERAALNTYVYDSEDEPRWHRH
- a CDS encoding GTPase domain-containing protein, with amino-acid sequence MNLTARTRRMLEQALDAYQDSPRAVGWLRRHLDRFSDPLRIAVVGAHQTGKSTMASAIAGQELSGQGDGMRWFRAALRRSQDELTLIDTPAIDADAAPNTIEGICLEADAVLYLVRHPQNADLGFLHTLQDHPIARASAVNSVVVLSRADELGAGRVDALISARQIARRYRREPELQGLCQDVVPVAGLLASAGRTLRTHEFEALVDLARVPRAELEPQLMSTDRFLSQNPEARAALLERFGLFGVRLAVTLIRRGAQTQPALAAQLVPRSGLAELRDTIDQYFTERQSVLKARSALLGLEVVLRMEPHPAAAALGGELERTLASAHEFRELRLLAALRTGRVVLSPELNAEAVRLVGGNGTAVAERLGADGAGGQRAVFDAIRRWRALMETAGFGVGERRAAAVVLRSCEAMAAGAL
- a CDS encoding dynamin family protein — its product is MMAPPWLEVLDDTVRVCAAHRRADLVERLSARRSRLLDPKLRVAVVGESGQGKSQLINALLNAPVCAVGDDRTTVVPAVIEHAQTPTATVVTGGRLAIEGSARTPVAVESVTTEANREALSVSGAPVVRTEIGLPRALLAGGLSLVDTPARAALETVQDLSADAVLMATDATTELSVTELRLLEQIARLCPTVIVALTKIDLVPGWRGVAERTRARLNEGGLLATVFPVSATLRLAAARTGDKALNEESGFGELIRFLHKDLMGQADLLARRSVAALTGLAVESLMGPLQEEFAETQQSDTGDAVARWHNEGRRLERLQRDAGRWQTLLSDEVADLLSDVEFDLRDRTRRILVEVDEYFDAADPARAWAEFEDWLRENLTTVAETNSEWLLDRFEWIARKMARQVSPHRPDAVPESLPREVPADAVGDLRMPRVERFSVGQKLFVGMRGSYSGLLMFGLATTIAGLPLINPISLGAGAAFGAKSVFEERGNRLKRRQAAAKNAAHRYVDDFFLTYGKHSKDTARQIHRALRDRLTGVAEELRAEITESAKSIKGVIDTDAAQRNARANEIRRSVEELSLLRQRAQALGGLRAPQPALRGLTA